One window of Akkermansia biwaensis genomic DNA carries:
- a CDS encoding TrkH family potassium uptake protein: protein MTTTRSGFTKLAAICIAILLGSVIWELGWPLDRAEHEWARLIAAVATFGHLTGVLGSYFRKEINRPRPRLLVFQIVSCLLIFALIAREQQEDNFMRFTELSRLVITAGLIAIPTLMSLTRIFEWLLRKQKHGKPLMAPAMQFVASLGIVILAGTGLLLLPNSTYPGITLGFTDALFTSTSAVCVTGLNVVDFANVFTPLGEMFVLALIQIGGFGIMTFAYFVAMVAGQGFSLRDRVLLTDLLDEGNLGSVVSFITTIIASTLLIELCGAVLLYFSWEGKDINLMGEPLWWHSLFHSVSAFCNAGFSTFPMNLMEPGIRLCHTGQAVIMTLIACGGLGFGIYKELYARLVNRFTARHRRLRMQWTPYFRLVMITTGILLVGGTLAIFTVSAPHASEPLAQHFWNCLFDSVTARTAGFNISDYSRYLPAASLIMCGLMVVGGSPGGTAGGMRTTTCAIAGAEILRILQGREHVEFFRRRIDQRTVARCVITVVVSCAWIGCFTILICSLEPALSSLDIFFENCSAFATVGVSRGITPHLGDPSKYLLIINMLAGRVGLFAFLIALAGTPTPRHYRYPSVKIPLT from the coding sequence ATGACAACCACGCGCTCGGGATTCACCAAACTTGCAGCCATCTGCATTGCCATCCTTCTGGGGTCGGTGATCTGGGAATTGGGCTGGCCTTTGGACCGGGCGGAACACGAATGGGCGCGCCTGATTGCCGCCGTGGCCACTTTCGGGCACTTGACGGGCGTCTTGGGTTCCTACTTCCGGAAAGAGATCAACCGGCCGCGGCCGCGGCTGCTTGTTTTCCAGATTGTCAGCTGCCTGCTTATTTTCGCCCTGATCGCGCGGGAGCAGCAGGAAGACAATTTCATGCGTTTTACGGAGCTGTCCCGTCTGGTCATCACGGCGGGCCTGATCGCCATTCCCACATTGATGTCCCTGACCAGAATTTTCGAATGGCTGCTGCGCAAGCAGAAACACGGAAAGCCGCTGATGGCTCCGGCCATGCAGTTCGTCGCCTCCCTGGGAATAGTCATTCTGGCCGGGACCGGATTGCTTCTGCTCCCCAATTCCACCTATCCCGGCATTACCTTGGGCTTTACGGACGCCCTGTTCACCAGCACCAGCGCCGTTTGCGTTACGGGGCTGAACGTAGTTGACTTTGCCAACGTGTTTACGCCGTTAGGGGAAATGTTCGTGCTGGCGCTGATCCAGATCGGGGGGTTCGGCATCATGACTTTCGCTTATTTTGTGGCCATGGTGGCCGGACAGGGCTTTTCCCTGCGCGACCGAGTGCTGCTGACGGACCTGCTGGACGAGGGGAACCTGGGTTCCGTGGTTTCCTTCATCACCACCATCATCGCCAGCACTCTGCTTATCGAATTGTGCGGAGCCGTACTGCTCTATTTTTCCTGGGAGGGGAAGGACATCAACCTGATGGGGGAACCGCTGTGGTGGCATTCCCTTTTCCATTCCGTTTCCGCCTTCTGCAACGCGGGGTTTTCCACGTTCCCGATGAATTTGATGGAACCGGGTATCCGCCTGTGCCACACCGGGCAGGCGGTCATCATGACCCTGATTGCCTGCGGCGGCCTGGGATTCGGCATTTACAAGGAACTCTACGCCCGGCTGGTCAACCGCTTTACGGCCAGGCACCGCCGCCTGCGCATGCAATGGACTCCCTATTTCAGGCTGGTGATGATCACCACCGGCATTCTTCTGGTCGGAGGAACACTGGCGATTTTCACTGTATCCGCCCCACATGCCTCCGAACCACTGGCCCAGCATTTCTGGAATTGCCTTTTCGACAGCGTGACGGCGCGCACGGCCGGATTCAACATCAGCGATTACAGCCGCTACCTGCCTGCCGCCAGCCTGATCATGTGCGGACTGATGGTCGTGGGCGGCAGCCCCGGAGGCACCGCAGGGGGCATGCGCACCACCACCTGCGCCATTGCGGGGGCCGAAATCCTGCGCATTCTCCAAGGCAGGGAGCATGTGGAGTTTTTCCGGCGCCGCATCGACCAGCGGACCGTCGCGCGATGCGTGATCACCGTGGTGGTGTCCTGCGCGTGGATCGGTTGTTTTACCATTCTGATCTGCAGCCTGGAGCCAGCTCTGAGCTCCCTGGATATCTTCTTTGAAAATTGCAGCGCTTTTGCTACGGTAGGCGTGTCGCGGGGCATCACGCCCCATCTGGGCGACCCTTCCAAATACCTGCTTATCATCAACATGCTCGCCGGCCGCGTGGGGCTTTTCGCCTTCCTCATCGCCCTGGCCGGCACCCCCACCCCGCGGCATTACCGCTATCCATCCGTCAAAATCCCGCTAACCTGA
- a CDS encoding sialate O-acetylesterase encodes MKPTPFCRSLLYACLAAALISAAEAKTLQLYILTGQSNSLGAVKGSPASAELLEQYKSDGSTKFWHNNFNKNTGNSVDYNPPPSSSWGSVAPQVCGTAASSYNCMGPEYGFAAVMERKGWSLGGPSSGNADMGIVKASLDGGGNSYWNKGTNAYNAVVETVRKACENALANNYDKVEIMGVMYLQGESNTAAESNNATNSLLTFLDNLQRDVAQKGVDVSRLTEHQAILGEQAKWNTTNVTNAETGDVTGGFNGNEGSSGTTREQQEALARANDQMGWVPTRDLAKITSGDSMGVHYDGKSQITIGARYAYEAARLAGYDVGTVRSGNYDAVLSSTDAWMNGKLPTDSVAVWDVASSAKDNMVSSAAGINATLYGIRIEDTYLNTITIRGVAADGSSAPSMQDGHLILESGGIDIAAGKNLTIASVLELQGTQQWDIAGGSALSIRGSGSSGNHQLTFITGTGDIAICNSTLVESPSGVARVEVNTYLSATAPAFTGSWSIGPGVEMTMNGAGSQTAGSGWGTGTVTLQGATVLAGWENAGNTWNNRFILEEGTVSSFGGSSNTAGKVLTLDGEISGKGTLAKTTNNTLVLAHANTYKGGTQVNGGALQLGNKGALGNGTAAVNVGGTLNLNHYNVSNIIRLAGGEVLNWGTAARVEIAHQVVWANQHLAGILTLSDGSRILAGNSMTVGTGDGLTAGNFTVELSSMNLVEGGEGLAAIIMTGGTLNLLNGLTLDISGIVSAADTMSFKIMDISGGSLKGLSSAQDFSMADAAHGWNVLDYDTSTGIVTLSVPEPSSALLGLLGMAALLTMRRRG; translated from the coding sequence ATGAAACCGACTCCCTTTTGCCGCAGCCTGCTGTACGCCTGTCTGGCGGCGGCTTTAATCAGCGCGGCGGAAGCCAAAACGCTCCAATTATATATCCTGACAGGGCAATCCAATTCCCTGGGAGCCGTCAAGGGTTCCCCGGCGTCCGCAGAGCTGCTGGAGCAGTACAAGTCCGACGGAAGTACCAAATTCTGGCACAACAATTTCAACAAAAATACGGGCAATTCCGTGGATTACAATCCTCCACCCTCTTCCTCCTGGGGCTCCGTCGCTCCCCAGGTATGCGGAACGGCCGCCAGTTCTTACAACTGCATGGGGCCGGAGTATGGGTTCGCTGCCGTGATGGAGCGCAAGGGATGGTCCCTGGGCGGACCGTCCTCCGGCAATGCGGACATGGGGATCGTGAAAGCCTCCCTGGACGGAGGAGGCAATTCCTATTGGAACAAGGGTACGAACGCCTACAATGCGGTCGTGGAAACCGTCAGGAAGGCCTGTGAAAACGCCCTGGCCAATAACTACGACAAGGTGGAGATCATGGGCGTGATGTACCTGCAGGGGGAATCCAACACAGCCGCCGAAAGCAATAATGCAACCAATTCCTTGTTAACGTTTCTGGACAATTTGCAAAGGGATGTGGCACAGAAAGGGGTGGATGTCTCCCGGTTGACGGAGCACCAAGCCATACTGGGAGAACAAGCCAAGTGGAATACAACGAATGTCACCAATGCCGAAACGGGAGACGTCACCGGAGGATTCAACGGCAATGAAGGTTCCTCCGGAACGACCCGTGAACAGCAGGAGGCCCTGGCCCGGGCAAACGACCAGATGGGCTGGGTTCCCACACGGGACCTCGCCAAAATCACCTCCGGCGACAGCATGGGCGTTCATTACGACGGAAAGTCCCAGATTACGATCGGAGCCCGGTATGCCTATGAGGCGGCCAGACTGGCCGGCTATGACGTGGGCACGGTCCGCAGCGGGAATTACGACGCCGTCCTTTCCTCCACGGATGCCTGGATGAACGGCAAATTGCCGACGGACAGCGTGGCCGTCTGGGACGTAGCCTCCTCCGCCAAGGATAATATGGTGAGTTCAGCCGCCGGAATCAACGCCACGCTTTACGGCATCAGGATTGAAGATACATACCTGAATACCATCACCATCCGTGGGGTAGCCGCTGATGGCAGTTCCGCTCCCTCCATGCAGGACGGCCACTTGATCCTGGAGAGCGGCGGCATTGACATCGCCGCCGGAAAAAACCTGACCATCGCCTCCGTACTGGAACTTCAGGGCACCCAGCAATGGGACATTGCGGGAGGAAGCGCCCTGTCCATCCGGGGAAGCGGTTCCTCCGGCAACCACCAGCTCACGTTCATCACGGGAACCGGAGACATCGCCATCTGCAATTCCACGCTGGTGGAAAGCCCTTCCGGCGTGGCACGGGTGGAGGTGAATACCTATCTCAGCGCGACCGCCCCCGCTTTCACGGGTAGCTGGTCCATCGGCCCCGGTGTCGAAATGACGATGAACGGAGCCGGTTCCCAGACAGCGGGGTCCGGATGGGGAACCGGAACGGTGACCCTGCAGGGCGCCACCGTTCTTGCCGGCTGGGAAAATGCGGGCAATACATGGAACAACCGTTTTATTCTGGAGGAAGGTACCGTATCCTCTTTCGGCGGATCTTCCAATACCGCCGGGAAGGTTCTTACCCTGGACGGTGAAATTTCTGGAAAAGGGACGCTGGCCAAGACCACGAACAACACGTTGGTGCTGGCCCACGCCAATACGTATAAAGGAGGCACTCAGGTTAACGGAGGCGCGCTGCAACTGGGGAACAAGGGTGCCCTGGGCAATGGAACGGCAGCAGTCAACGTTGGAGGCACGCTGAACCTGAACCATTACAATGTTTCCAACATCATCCGCCTGGCCGGAGGAGAGGTGCTGAACTGGGGAACGGCGGCACGGGTGGAAATCGCCCACCAGGTTGTCTGGGCCAACCAGCATCTGGCAGGAATACTCACCTTGTCCGACGGTTCCCGCATCCTGGCCGGCAATTCCATGACGGTCGGAACGGGCGACGGTCTGACGGCGGGAAACTTTACCGTGGAACTTTCATCCATGAACCTGGTAGAGGGAGGCGAAGGGCTGGCCGCCATCATCATGACGGGCGGAACCTTGAATTTGCTGAACGGATTGACGCTGGACATCAGCGGAATTGTGAGTGCCGCAGATACCATGTCATTCAAGATCATGGACATTTCAGGGGGAAGCCTGAAAGGGCTTTCCTCCGCGCAAGATTTTTCCATGGCGGACGCCGCCCATGGCTGGAATGTGCTGGATTACGACACTTCCACAGGAATCGTAACGCTTTCCGTTCCCGAGCCGTCTTCAGCCCTGCTGGGACTCCTGGGGATGGCGGCCCTGCTGACCATGCGCCGCCGAGGGTGA
- a CDS encoding PEP-CTERM sorting domain-containing protein has translation MKKTLSMLIISAATISAAQAAVTLVSGFSHFGQGETAVSDLGSKSISLSLANAIRNDDGTFTTDPANNTKTMLDVSSLGLSGAAGGSGYTVNINFQKATDLNNQDSLFCASIGEANSNSLIGRYENGDKIGIANNGSSTGRPGSGLSGTAIDFNNPFSLTLSVQAEGAYTLFITQNGFAQALSWPSQKQSGTLNTLYLGSWATLPGYQSAATISGISFWEGAATQDDLAAIINVPEPATASLGLVGLGALFLHRRRK, from the coding sequence ATGAAGAAAACACTCTCTATGCTGATCATCAGCGCCGCCACAATTTCCGCCGCACAAGCGGCCGTTACTCTTGTTTCCGGATTTTCCCATTTCGGACAGGGAGAAACCGCAGTTTCCGACCTGGGTTCCAAATCTATCTCCCTGTCACTTGCCAATGCCATCCGAAACGACGACGGGACTTTCACCACCGACCCTGCGAATAATACGAAAACGATGCTGGACGTATCTTCTCTGGGACTTTCCGGTGCGGCCGGAGGCAGCGGGTACACTGTCAACATCAATTTTCAAAAGGCAACGGACCTCAACAATCAGGATTCCCTTTTTTGCGCTTCCATAGGAGAAGCCAATAGCAATTCCCTGATAGGGCGTTACGAAAATGGAGACAAGATTGGCATTGCCAACAACGGCAGCAGTACAGGCCGCCCCGGAAGCGGATTAAGCGGAACAGCCATTGACTTCAACAATCCTTTTTCCCTGACTCTTTCCGTCCAGGCGGAGGGTGCCTACACGCTGTTTATTACACAAAACGGCTTTGCTCAAGCCTTATCCTGGCCCAGCCAAAAACAATCCGGAACTTTGAACACGCTGTACCTCGGCTCCTGGGCTACTCTTCCCGGATACCAGTCTGCCGCAACGATATCCGGCATCAGCTTCTGGGAGGGAGCGGCAACCCAGGACGACCTGGCCGCCATCATTAATGTCCCGGAACCGGCAACCGCCTCTCTGGGCCTTGTGGGACTTGGCGCATTGTTCCTGCACCGCCGGAGGAAATAG
- the hisF gene encoding imidazole glycerol phosphate synthase subunit HisF, which produces MLAKRIIPCLDVTDGRVVKGTNFVNLRDAGDPVECARAYDAQQADELVFLDITASSDGRATMVDVVRRTAACCFMPLTVGGGIRSVEDMREMLLAGADKVSLNTAAINRPALINEGAAAFGSQCIVVAIDAKRQAPGKWGVSTHGGRKFVGLDAVEWAMEAERRGAGEILLTSMDADGAKTGYDIELTRAVSEAVRIPVIASGGAGNLDHMVEVLMEGKADAVLAASIFHFGEYTVPEAKTYFASRGIPVRPLAE; this is translated from the coding sequence GTGCTGGCTAAAAGAATCATTCCGTGTCTGGACGTGACGGACGGCAGGGTCGTCAAGGGAACCAATTTCGTCAATTTGAGGGATGCCGGGGACCCGGTGGAATGCGCCAGGGCGTACGACGCCCAGCAGGCGGACGAGCTCGTTTTTCTGGACATCACTGCTTCTTCCGACGGCCGCGCTACCATGGTGGACGTCGTGCGCCGCACGGCTGCATGCTGTTTCATGCCGCTGACGGTAGGCGGCGGTATCCGTTCCGTGGAGGACATGCGGGAAATGCTCTTGGCCGGGGCGGACAAGGTTTCCCTGAATACGGCGGCCATCAACCGTCCGGCTTTGATTAACGAAGGGGCGGCGGCATTCGGCAGCCAGTGCATCGTCGTCGCGATTGACGCCAAAAGGCAGGCACCCGGCAAGTGGGGCGTTTCTACCCACGGCGGCCGGAAATTCGTGGGACTGGATGCGGTGGAATGGGCCATGGAGGCGGAACGCCGCGGCGCCGGGGAAATACTGCTCACCAGCATGGATGCGGACGGCGCCAAAACCGGGTATGACATTGAACTGACCCGCGCCGTCAGCGAGGCGGTGCGCATTCCCGTGATCGCCAGCGGCGGAGCGGGCAATCTGGACCACATGGTGGAAGTGCTCATGGAGGGAAAGGCGGACGCCGTACTGGCGGCCTCCATCTTCCACTTCGGCGAGTATACGGTACCGGAAGCCAAAACCTACTTTGCCTCCAGGGGGATTCCGGTGCGACCCTTGGCGGAGTAG